A single genomic interval of Nostoc commune NIES-4072 harbors:
- a CDS encoding nucleoside phosphorylase yields the protein MLNQRFYHIGFGQDDLGSSPPTIALLSGDPERSRLIAQTYLQDVRVLSENRGLNSYVGYLPNGRTILSATSGMGAPSLSIVVNELIQVGIRQIIRIGTCGSIQPYIPVGSIIISSAALCRQGAANDIAPVEYPAAADPFLTVALVKAARQLKVEHYIGITASVDTFYEGQERTDSANPNLMRSLHGITEEYRRLNILNYEMECGTLFKMAGVYNFTAAAVCAVVAGRTVSENIILEQKDIAVTNAIATAVHAAETLEE from the coding sequence ATGCTAAATCAACGCTTTTATCACATTGGCTTTGGACAAGACGATTTAGGTTCATCGCCTCCCACCATTGCCCTATTATCTGGTGATCCAGAGCGATCGCGTCTAATTGCCCAAACTTATTTACAAGATGTGCGCGTGTTGTCAGAAAATCGCGGACTCAATAGCTATGTAGGATATTTGCCTAATGGTCGCACCATTCTATCAGCTACTAGTGGTATGGGTGCGCCTTCATTAAGTATTGTTGTCAATGAGTTAATCCAAGTAGGAATCCGGCAAATTATTCGCATTGGAACTTGTGGTAGCATTCAACCTTATATACCAGTTGGTAGCATTATTATTAGCAGTGCAGCATTGTGTCGCCAAGGTGCAGCAAATGATATTGCACCTGTGGAGTATCCAGCCGCAGCCGATCCTTTTCTGACAGTCGCTTTAGTTAAAGCTGCGCGACAATTAAAGGTTGAACATTACATAGGAATTACGGCATCAGTTGATACTTTTTACGAAGGACAAGAACGCACTGATTCTGCGAATCCAAATTTAATGCGATCGCTGCATGGTATTACAGAAGAATATCGGCGATTAAATATCTTGAATTATGAGATGGAATGCGGCACATTATTTAAAATGGCAGGAGTGTATAATTTTACTGCTGCTGCTGTTTGTGCTGTTGTTGCTGGGCGTACTGTTAGTGAAAATATCATCTTAGAACAAAAGGATATTGCTGTTACAAATGCGATCGCAACTGCTGTACATGCAGCAGAAACCCTTGAAGAATAA
- a CDS encoding type II toxin-antitoxin system RelE/ParE family toxin, with the protein MFEIKKRPQVIRDLIDLATYIAQDNLDVSDRFLTAAEATFKQLAKTPAIGKLCQFTHPNLAEIRQISIKGFQRYLIFYRITESAIDILRVIHGARDIELIFDEDLEV; encoded by the coding sequence ATGTTTGAAATAAAAAAAAGACCTCAAGTTATCCGGGACTTAATAGACTTAGCAACGTACATAGCACAAGATAACTTAGATGTTTCAGACAGGTTTTTAACAGCAGCCGAAGCAACATTTAAACAATTAGCAAAAACCCCAGCTATTGGCAAACTATGTCAATTTACTCATCCCAATCTAGCAGAAATTCGACAAATATCTATTAAAGGATTTCAACGATATCTTATCTTTTACCGCATCACAGAATCAGCAATTGATATTCTACGAGTCATTCATGGTGCAAGAGACATTGAATTAATATTTGATGAAGACTTAGAAGTATAG
- a CDS encoding type II toxin-antitoxin system ParD family antitoxin translates to MKSINISLPDAMRTYIEEQVAQGSYSSVSEYFRELVRQDQKQRAKERLETMLLEGLNSGNATEMTVEDWEDIRQTIRERMNKHQDAI, encoded by the coding sequence GTGAAAAGTATAAATATTTCCTTACCTGACGCCATGCGAACTTATATAGAAGAACAGGTAGCTCAAGGTAGTTATAGCAGTGTCAGCGAATATTTTCGTGAATTAGTGCGGCAAGACCAAAAACAGAGAGCTAAAGAACGTCTAGAAACAATGCTTCTGGAAGGATTAAACTCTGGGAATGCAACAGAAATGACTGTTGAAGATTGGGAAGATATCCGTCAAACAATCCGAGAAAGAATGAACAAACATCAAGATGCAATTTAG
- a CDS encoding transketolase: MTAISPKASSALPNFSEGIQYFGEALPDFETYGATPAIESGKVAIASPTDKAAVYQTLLAADALRYLTLQVTASKASGHPGGFASQAEAYASLVMLGYKNIITEVGHHAPGFYSAMFLDRSLEDMGIFTVQELRDRFREKHGLLGHLSGFIPGILAPAGPLGQGQHFAMAAALLHKDKLFPFTVGDGGLGEPYIVSAIAHFHTAYPAVTNFLPVLVWNGYSQEHHSMVSLKTNEQMQAYWQGNGFDEVVLVDAKDFDDQNQPGDYVDSTAFSFEKRLEFTQAVLSGVDKAARSALGGKLTVFIIKQLKGAGVHARGAKSHNLYPKDTLDATHIVSALQTRALSAEAWQLVRTNAERAGGGPAAKTVVTEFEFPLPDLGELPLEEYAVGGEPKVSTTAMGRLVGIVGNKDQNFLVTNADGNEASGIANINQALKIIHPTTDDLYNQAPNGQVYEPLSEDACAGLAAGLALMGARTLWCSYESFAINGLPIWQTVTQAMAELRRQTPSTITLFTAGALEQGRNGWTHQRPEIEAYFASLMRNGNVFPLFPPDANSIQACYDWALKTKNKGIVITASKSPLPIRTTLEQTRQGLRDGAVLLHEVAGDRQVVFAVIGDMTLMPVFEAAAFLETEGIGAKIVSVINPRQLYRSHDTAWDTCSEPEGGFLDDAKFAELFDGDALIAVTGGAAGMLEPILLRSTAKRDTFAWKRGETTASAGELMAFNGLTAEALTKRAIALVH, encoded by the coding sequence ATGACTGCAATCTCCCCAAAGGCATCTTCAGCGCTTCCTAATTTTTCTGAAGGAATTCAATATTTTGGTGAAGCACTACCAGATTTTGAAACTTATGGCGCAACACCTGCTATAGAATCGGGCAAAGTAGCGATCGCATCTCCCACTGACAAAGCAGCTGTATATCAAACTTTACTTGCTGCTGATGCCTTACGCTACCTAACTTTGCAAGTTACTGCTAGTAAAGCTTCTGGGCATCCCGGCGGATTCGCCAGCCAAGCAGAAGCTTACGCATCTCTTGTCATGCTGGGATACAAAAACATTATTACCGAAGTGGGACACCACGCCCCTGGATTTTATAGTGCCATGTTCTTGGATCGTTCGCTAGAGGACATGGGAATTTTTACAGTCCAAGAATTGCGCGATCGCTTCCGAGAAAAGCACGGACTTTTAGGACACCTTTCTGGTTTCATCCCCGGTATTCTCGCACCTGCGGGGCCTTTGGGACAAGGGCAACACTTTGCAATGGCGGCTGCACTATTGCACAAAGATAAGTTGTTCCCCTTTACAGTTGGTGATGGTGGATTGGGTGAGCCTTATATTGTAAGTGCGATCGCTCACTTCCATACAGCTTATCCTGCTGTCACCAACTTCTTACCGGTGTTGGTGTGGAACGGTTACAGCCAAGAACATCACAGCATGGTTTCCCTGAAAACTAACGAACAGATGCAAGCATATTGGCAAGGTAACGGTTTTGATGAAGTGGTGTTAGTGGATGCCAAGGATTTTGACGATCAAAATCAACCAGGGGATTACGTTGATAGTACCGCCTTTTCCTTTGAGAAACGCCTAGAATTTACTCAAGCAGTACTTTCAGGTGTAGATAAAGCAGCGCGATCGGCATTGGGTGGTAAACTTACCGTCTTCATTATTAAACAACTCAAAGGTGCAGGAGTCCATGCGCGGGGTGCAAAATCTCACAACCTGTATCCTAAAGATACGCTGGATGCAACCCATATTGTTAGTGCATTGCAAACCCGTGCTTTATCTGCGGAAGCTTGGCAATTAGTCAGAACAAATGCAGAACGCGCCGGTGGTGGCCCAGCAGCGAAAACTGTGGTGACAGAATTTGAATTTCCATTACCAGATTTAGGCGAATTACCTTTAGAAGAATATGCAGTTGGTGGCGAACCCAAAGTTTCCACAACCGCAATGGGACGATTGGTAGGAATAGTAGGAAATAAAGATCAGAATTTCCTCGTCACCAACGCCGATGGTAACGAAGCATCAGGAATTGCCAACATTAACCAAGCATTAAAAATTATCCACCCCACAACCGACGACTTATATAATCAAGCACCAAATGGGCAAGTTTATGAACCATTGAGTGAAGATGCTTGTGCTGGTTTAGCTGCCGGTTTGGCGTTAATGGGTGCAAGAACTTTGTGGTGTTCTTACGAATCTTTTGCCATCAACGGATTACCAATTTGGCAAACTGTGACTCAAGCAATGGCAGAATTGCGCCGTCAAACTCCTTCAACTATTACTTTATTCACAGCAGGCGCATTAGAGCAAGGGCGCAACGGTTGGACTCACCAACGTCCCGAAATTGAAGCTTACTTTGCTTCGTTGATGCGAAATGGAAATGTTTTCCCATTATTTCCGCCTGATGCTAATAGTATTCAAGCTTGTTATGACTGGGCGTTGAAAACTAAGAATAAGGGAATTGTGATTACAGCGAGTAAATCGCCATTGCCAATTCGCACAACTTTAGAACAAACTCGTCAAGGGTTGCGCGATGGTGCAGTGCTATTACATGAAGTTGCTGGTGATAGACAAGTTGTATTTGCTGTAATTGGCGATATGACATTAATGCCAGTATTTGAAGCTGCTGCTTTCTTAGAAACTGAAGGTATTGGTGCGAAGATAGTTTCTGTCATCAATCCTCGACAATTGTACCGTAGCCATGATACTGCTTGGGATACTTGTTCTGAACCCGAAGGCGGTTTCTTGGATGATGCGAAATTTGCCGAATTATTTGATGGTGATGCGTTAATTGCTGTTACTGGTGGTGCGGCGGGGATGCTAGAACCGATTTTGTTACGGAGTACAGCCAAGCGCGACACCTTTGCTTGGAAACGTGGGGAAACTACAGCCAGTGCTGGCGAGTTGATGGCGTTTAATGGATTGACTGCTGAAGCGTTGACGAAACGTGCGATCGCGTTAGTGCATTAA
- a CDS encoding cytochrome P450 translates to MKVLDKLRTPALLQTLQLIAKPTKTLENCAANYGDIFTMRVMGLKSPPIVFFSDPQAISDCFAIPAQKLDFKKATHVFKPLFGENSIVFQEARSHQQQRQLLLPAFHGDNLKSYGQVICQITEEVTQNWTSGTDICVHSLMSDITLEIILKVVFGITHGARYQELKEKLSSLLEDVTKPWYSSLFFFPLLQKDLGAWSPWGIFLKRREQIDKLIYAEIYERRSQNNAARTDILSMLMSARDVNGQQMTDEELRDQLVSLLLLGYETTSGVLAWIFYLIHSHPKVRHRLMQELNTLADLTNPEAITELPYLTAVCQETLRIHPIALICTPRMVKDSVEIMGHKFTSETVLVPCIYLAHRRANTYPEPEQFSPERFLNQKFSPYEYLPFGGGYRGCIGAAFSMYELKLVTAIILSHFELSLTDKRPVHPVRRGITIVPSGGVKMVVTKKAKLKKQTILST, encoded by the coding sequence ATGAAAGTACTTGATAAACTACGCACACCAGCATTACTACAAACTCTGCAATTAATTGCTAAACCCACAAAAACCTTAGAAAATTGTGCCGCCAACTATGGCGATATTTTCACAATGCGGGTAATGGGTTTAAAGTCACCACCAATAGTATTTTTTAGCGATCCTCAAGCAATTAGTGATTGTTTCGCTATACCTGCACAAAAGTTAGATTTTAAGAAAGCAACCCATGTATTTAAACCCTTATTTGGAGAGAATTCTATTGTATTTCAAGAAGCGCGATCGCACCAACAACAACGGCAGTTATTATTACCAGCATTTCATGGGGATAATTTAAAATCTTATGGACAAGTAATTTGTCAAATAACTGAAGAAGTTACACAAAATTGGACATCAGGTACAGATATTTGTGTACACAGCTTAATGTCAGATATCACTTTAGAAATTATCCTAAAAGTGGTATTTGGTATTACTCATGGTGCGCGTTACCAAGAATTAAAAGAAAAATTGAGTTCTTTATTAGAAGATGTAACTAAACCTTGGTATTCTAGCCTATTTTTCTTTCCTTTGCTGCAAAAAGATTTAGGTGCATGGAGTCCTTGGGGAATTTTCTTAAAAAGACGAGAGCAGATTGACAAACTCATCTATGCAGAAATTTATGAAAGACGTTCGCAAAATAATGCTGCGCGTACAGATATTCTCAGTATGCTGATGTCAGCGCGTGACGTAAATGGACAACAAATGACAGATGAGGAATTACGCGATCAACTAGTTTCATTATTGCTGTTGGGTTACGAAACTACATCTGGTGTATTAGCCTGGATATTTTATTTAATTCACTCTCATCCAAAAGTGAGACATCGGTTAATGCAAGAACTAAACACCTTGGCTGATCTCACAAATCCTGAAGCAATTACAGAGTTACCTTATCTCACCGCCGTCTGTCAAGAAACACTGCGAATTCATCCTATTGCTTTAATTTGCACACCGCGAATGGTAAAAGATAGTGTGGAAATTATGGGGCATAAATTTACATCAGAAACAGTTTTAGTTCCTTGTATTTATCTAGCACATCGCCGAGCCAATACTTACCCAGAACCAGAACAGTTTAGTCCAGAAAGATTTCTCAACCAAAAATTTTCACCTTATGAATATTTACCCTTCGGTGGAGGTTATCGCGGTTGCATCGGTGCGGCATTTTCGATGTATGAACTAAAATTAGTAACAGCGATAATCTTATCCCATTTTGAACTAAGCCTTACTGATAAACGTCCAGTGCATCCAGTCCGTCGTGGTATTACCATTGTCCCTAGCGGCGGTGTAAAAATGGTTGTTACCAAAAAAGCAAAACTTAAAAAACAAACAATACTTTCTACTTAA
- a CDS encoding LmeA family phospholipid-binding protein → MPDEHRLEETFLSQEAERRISEKLDKVEEIEIDVQTDLFKIVQGQADGVSIAGQGLVIEKDVRVQEIKLQTESININPLSALFGQIELNEPVNAIARIILTEVDMNRTLASDFVRSKLQDFDLDVDGRIVSFEAQKIEIFLPGDGKIECRGRVLLKEKGNTRPLAYTAIARPRTHSQPAMLESFNCTEGGGISLEVVTALMQKAKEWMNIPFFKWEDMVFHIKDIKVETGSLVLLVETQMRQIPSSEILSP, encoded by the coding sequence ATGCCTGATGAGCATCGGTTGGAGGAAACATTTCTATCCCAGGAAGCTGAAAGAAGAATATCCGAAAAGCTAGATAAAGTAGAAGAAATAGAAATAGATGTACAAACCGATCTGTTTAAAATAGTTCAGGGACAGGCGGATGGAGTTTCGATTGCAGGCCAAGGATTAGTAATCGAAAAAGACGTTCGCGTACAGGAAATAAAACTGCAAACAGAAAGTATCAACATCAATCCCTTAAGCGCTCTTTTTGGACAAATAGAACTCAATGAGCCAGTAAATGCCATTGCTCGGATTATACTCACAGAAGTAGATATGAACCGCACCTTGGCATCAGACTTTGTTCGCAGCAAGTTGCAAGATTTTGATTTGGATGTAGATGGCAGAATTGTGAGTTTTGAGGCACAAAAAATCGAAATATTTTTACCTGGTGATGGCAAAATAGAATGTAGGGGAAGAGTACTGTTAAAGGAAAAGGGAAATACTCGCCCTTTGGCTTACACTGCGATCGCCCGCCCACGGACTCATTCACAACCTGCGATGCTGGAGAGTTTTAACTGCACTGAGGGAGGCGGAATTTCCTTAGAAGTAGTTACAGCTTTAATGCAGAAAGCCAAAGAATGGATGAATATACCATTTTTTAAATGGGAAGATATGGTATTTCATATTAAAGATATAAAAGTAGAAACTGGTAGTTTAGTGCTTCTCGTAGAAACTCAAATGAGGCAAATACCATCATCAGAAATATTATCTCCTTAG
- the crtO gene encoding beta-carotene ketolase CrtO, with translation MQEYDVVLIGAGHNGLVCAAYLLKAGYSVLLLEKRSVPGGAATTEECLPQEAPGFKFNLCAIDHEFIHLGPVVEELELEKYGLHYLECDPVVFCPHPDGKYFLAHKSLEKTCAEIARYNERDAKKYAEFVDYWQRAIGAMVPMFNAPPKSIIDIVGNYDIKKLKDLFSMIGSPNKTLDFIRTMLTSAEDLLNEWFDEEFLKAPLARLAAELGAPPSQKTLAIGAIMMAMRHNPGMARPRGGTGALVKALVNLVTSKGGVILTDQHVEKVLIDDGKAVGVRVAGNTEYRAKYGVISNIDAKRLFLQMTDKSDIDGADPDLWERLERRIVNNNETILKIDLALDEPLRFPYHAHKDEYLVGSILIADSVAHVEQAHSKCTLGEIPDADPSMYVVMPSYLDPTLAPPGKHTVWIEYFAPYQIAGAEGTGLKGTGWTDELKNKVADRVVDKLADYAPNVKNATIARRVESPAELGERLGAYKGNYYHVDMTLDQMVFFRPLPEIANYKTPIENLFLTGAGTHPGGSISGMPGRNCARVFLQAKHPISQTLKDARDSIKSTVESVFGIS, from the coding sequence ATGCAAGAGTATGATGTTGTACTTATCGGTGCTGGACATAATGGACTAGTTTGTGCAGCTTATTTGCTGAAAGCTGGTTATAGCGTCCTGTTACTAGAAAAGCGTTCTGTTCCAGGCGGTGCAGCAACAACTGAAGAGTGTTTACCACAAGAGGCTCCTGGATTTAAATTTAACTTGTGCGCTATTGACCATGAATTTATTCACTTGGGGCCAGTTGTTGAAGAATTAGAACTAGAAAAATACGGCTTGCATTATTTGGAGTGTGATCCAGTTGTTTTCTGTCCTCATCCTGATGGTAAGTATTTCTTAGCACATAAGTCGCTGGAAAAAACTTGTGCAGAAATCGCTCGTTATAATGAACGTGATGCCAAAAAATACGCAGAATTTGTAGACTATTGGCAACGAGCGATCGGTGCAATGGTTCCGATGTTTAATGCACCGCCCAAGTCAATTATAGATATCGTTGGTAACTACGATATCAAAAAATTAAAAGATTTGTTTTCGATGATTGGTTCCCCGAATAAAACGCTGGACTTTATTCGCACTATGTTAACCAGCGCTGAGGATTTACTTAATGAGTGGTTTGATGAGGAATTTCTAAAAGCGCCATTAGCAAGACTTGCAGCAGAACTTGGTGCGCCGCCATCGCAAAAAACCCTTGCCATTGGTGCAATTATGATGGCAATGCGTCACAACCCTGGAATGGCCAGACCACGCGGCGGAACTGGCGCACTAGTGAAAGCTTTAGTGAATTTAGTCACAAGTAAAGGTGGCGTTATTCTCACAGATCAGCATGTTGAAAAAGTTCTAATTGATGATGGAAAAGCTGTTGGTGTACGAGTGGCTGGTAACACCGAATATCGCGCTAAATACGGGGTTATTTCTAATATTGATGCCAAGCGGTTATTTTTGCAAATGACTGATAAAAGCGATATCGATGGAGCCGATCCTGACTTATGGGAAAGATTAGAACGCCGCATCGTTAACAATAACGAAACTATCCTCAAGATAGACTTAGCTTTAGACGAACCACTGCGCTTTCCATACCACGCCCACAAAGACGAATATCTCGTTGGTTCGATCTTGATTGCTGATTCAGTGGCTCATGTAGAACAGGCTCATAGTAAATGCACCTTGGGAGAGATCCCTGATGCTGACCCATCAATGTATGTGGTCATGCCTAGCTACTTAGATCCCACATTAGCACCACCAGGTAAGCACACCGTATGGATTGAGTATTTTGCTCCTTACCAAATTGCTGGTGCAGAAGGTACTGGTTTAAAAGGTACTGGTTGGACAGATGAATTGAAAAACAAAGTTGCAGATAGAGTGGTTGATAAGTTGGCAGATTATGCACCAAATGTCAAGAATGCAACGATCGCCCGTCGTGTAGAAAGTCCAGCAGAATTAGGAGAAAGATTAGGTGCGTATAAAGGGAATTATTACCATGTTGACATGACTTTAGATCAGATGGTATTTTTCCGTCCCTTGCCAGAAATAGCGAACTATAAAACGCCAATTGAGAATCTATTTTTGACTGGTGCAGGGACTCATCCCGGTGGTTCGATTTCGGGAATGCCGGGACGCAATTGTGCCCGTGTATTTTTGCAGGCAAAGCATCCCATTAGCCAAACTTTGAAAGATGCACGCGATTCGATTAAGTCAACTGTCGAGTCAGTGTTTGGGATTAGTTAA
- a CDS encoding tetratricopeptide repeat protein: MVFRRCLVASSLIVFFAFGCSGGANSSTENTTKVVQESNVTQLFIEAKATQKVEDFFHQGNNLLDRHRYEDAIKAYDKAIAIKVESPEAWINRGIALTSLQRYQDAIASYDKAIAIQPDKYEAWYNRGIALTSLQRYQDAIASYDKAIAIQPDKSEALINRGIALTKLHRYQDAIASYNKAIAIKPDLHQAYYNKACSYALQSNLELAIENLDKAIQFVPDKYKKLAKTDPDFSKVRSAKQFQELLQ; the protein is encoded by the coding sequence ATGGTTTTTCGGCGCTGCTTGGTTGCATCTAGCTTGATAGTTTTCTTCGCATTTGGCTGTAGTGGTGGGGCAAACTCATCAACAGAAAATACTACAAAAGTTGTGCAGGAAAGTAACGTAACCCAGCTTTTCATAGAAGCTAAGGCTACTCAAAAAGTAGAAGATTTCTTTCATCAAGGGAATAATTTATTAGATAGACACCGTTACGAAGATGCAATAAAAGCTTATGATAAAGCGATCGCTATCAAAGTTGAGAGTCCTGAAGCTTGGATTAACCGTGGCATAGCTTTAACATCCTTACAACGTTACCAAGACGCGATCGCATCCTACGACAAAGCGATCGCTATCCAACCCGACAAATATGAAGCCTGGTATAATCGTGGCATCGCTTTAACATCGTTGCAACGCTACCAAGACGCTATTGCATCATACGACAAAGCGATCGCTATTCAACCCGACAAGTCTGAAGCCTTAATTAACCGAGGCATTGCTCTGACAAAACTACACCGTTATCAAGATGCGATCGCGTCTTATAATAAAGCGATCGCCATAAAGCCGGATTTGCACCAAGCATATTACAACAAAGCTTGCTCTTATGCTTTACAAAGTAATCTCGAATTAGCAATTGAGAACCTAGATAAAGCAATCCAGTTTGTTCCTGATAAATACAAGAAGTTAGCAAAAACTGACCCAGACTTTAGCAAAGTGCGTAGCGCAAAGCAATTTCAGGAATTACTGCAATAG
- a CDS encoding SDR family oxidoreductase yields MKKLLITGASGFLGWHICQLAKQEWEIYGTYFSHSLEIPGIKMLKVNLTEFKELQRIFSDIKPTAVIHTAAQSQPNFCQTHPEESHAINVIASCNIAGICADNSIPCAFTSTDLVFDGLNAPYRETDSVCPVNLYGEQKVMAEAGMLERYPMTAVCRMPLMFGAETPTAKSFIQPFIQTLQAEKELNLFIDEFRTPVSGTTAAKGLLLALEKVNGIIHLGGKDRISRYDFGQLLVEVFKLPATKLKSCRQQDMKMAAPRPADVSLDSSKAFALGYQPLSVKEELQELII; encoded by the coding sequence ATGAAAAAATTGTTAATTACCGGGGCAAGTGGTTTTTTAGGATGGCATATTTGCCAGCTTGCAAAACAAGAATGGGAGATTTATGGCACTTATTTTTCCCATTCTCTAGAGATTCCTGGCATCAAAATGCTAAAAGTGAACTTAACAGAATTTAAGGAATTGCAGCGTATATTTAGTGATATAAAACCAACAGCAGTGATTCATACTGCCGCACAATCACAACCAAATTTTTGTCAAACCCACCCTGAAGAATCGCACGCAATTAATGTTATAGCATCATGCAATATTGCCGGAATTTGCGCGGATAATTCTATTCCTTGTGCTTTTACCTCAACCGATTTGGTTTTTGATGGTTTAAATGCTCCCTATCGAGAAACAGATTCCGTGTGTCCTGTCAATCTTTACGGTGAGCAAAAAGTCATGGCGGAAGCAGGTATGCTAGAAAGATATCCCATGACAGCAGTATGTCGGATGCCGTTAATGTTTGGTGCAGAAACACCCACAGCTAAAAGTTTTATTCAGCCATTTATTCAAACTTTACAAGCAGAAAAAGAACTAAATTTATTTATTGATGAATTTCGCACCCCAGTAAGTGGAACAACTGCCGCCAAAGGACTTTTATTAGCATTAGAAAAAGTTAACGGCATCATTCACTTAGGTGGAAAAGATCGGATTTCGCGTTATGATTTTGGGCAGCTATTAGTTGAGGTATTTAAACTTCCCGCCACCAAGCTCAAATCCTGCCGTCAACAAGATATGAAAATGGCAGCGCCTAGACCAGCAGATGTTTCTTTGGATAGTTCCAAAGCTTTTGCATTGGGGTATCAGCCTTTATCTGTAAAGGAAGAATTGCAGGAATTAATTATTTAA
- a CDS encoding Uma2 family endonuclease: MTVQLLRRKFTVEQYHKMVESGILTEDDRVELIGGEIIDMSPIGTKHAACVKRLNKLLSQKLRDRVLIAIQDPVELNNNSEPQPDVALLKPRDDFYATAHPQPQDIFLLIEVSDSTVMYDREEKIPLYAEANIIEVWLVDINEQIVEVYQQPTAAGYQFMQKFASSQSLSIKAFPNVNITVNEIFGR; encoded by the coding sequence ATGACTGTACAATTGCTAAGACGGAAATTCACAGTTGAGCAATATCATAAGATGGTTGAGTCGGGGATTCTCACAGAGGATGACCGGGTGGAATTGATTGGGGGAGAGATTATTGATATGTCGCCTATTGGGACAAAACACGCTGCTTGTGTGAAACGGTTAAACAAACTCTTGTCTCAGAAGTTACGGGATAGAGTTCTCATCGCTATTCAAGACCCTGTGGAACTGAACAATAACTCAGAACCTCAGCCAGATGTCGCATTACTTAAACCCCGTGATGATTTCTACGCCACTGCACATCCCCAACCCCAGGATATTTTTTTATTAATTGAAGTATCTGATTCCACTGTGATGTATGACCGGGAAGAGAAAATTCCTTTATATGCAGAAGCAAACATAATTGAAGTTTGGTTAGTAGATATTAACGAGCAAATTGTCGAAGTCTATCAACAACCAACAGCCGCAGGATATCAGTTTATGCAAAAGTTCGCTAGCAGTCAAAGTTTATCAATTAAAGCTTTCCCTAATGTAAACATTACCGTCAATGAAATCTTTGGCAGATAA